Below is a genomic region from Brassica rapa cultivar Chiifu-401-42 chromosome A08, CAAS_Brap_v3.01, whole genome shotgun sequence.
GATTGTGTCTTTAAAAGGAGGCGTTATGAATTTACCTCTTGATAGAGTTATAAGCGCAATGACATTAGAGTTTGGAAAGATTTGTTTTGGTGAGAAGAATAACAATACATGCAGTTTGATAGGAATAGTTAACATTTTCTTAAGGAATACAATATTACATCAAACCATTTCATAAATGTTAAAGTAAAGATAGAACTCGGATCAGACATAACGGTTGTAAGGGATACAAATCAGATCCATCCAACCATTTCCGTTGATAAAGGTATAAACCGAGTACTTCTGAGCTTCTTCGTCCGTCATATTGGGTTTGTACACAGTCTACACGGTTGCTAAGACCCAAACCCCAGTTCCAGTGTTCTTGTACTCTCCATACCTCAACGTCCTAGGGTTCCATGTGATCCAACCCCTCGGCTCAACCATGTCTCCTAAAAACATCTTCATAACAAGAACCGTTGCAAACGGCTTCCAAGGTCATCCAAGTTACAGAGCCGGCTCAGAGGACAAACCACACAAACCATCGTTTAGTGCATACAATACgagaaaacataatatatttattaataaaagttatataaataatactaatatttttatgattattattattattattattactatcaaataaatacaaattatgtttataaacttaataaaattatataaaatataagtaaaaattattaaaaatataagtaaaaaatatataaaacataagaaaaaatattatcttttaaatGTGAGATGTTGTATTAACAAATGATTTTAGTAATTACGACTGATTATAGTTAAAATGTTGCTGATAATATTAACAAATATTACTATACAATTaactttataaaattatatttaataattattaatgaaGTTGAATTAGTTTAAAGTTTTTTGTGATAtcttatattttacatatatatatatatatatattaggaaaaaatgtaaatatatgttGTTAAAAGTTTGTAAGGCATCTAAAAGTGTTGGACCTTGTTATGGCATGTTCGTGCTGTTGAAAATCACGAAGCCTGGGAAATAATTTGTAAGGCATCTAAAAGTGTTGGACCTTGTTAAACGAACAGAGGTAGGGGTGGACActttacccgaaatccgaagtggcacctaAACCCGATCTgaaaaacccaaaccgaaatccgaaccgaagtagcaaaatacccgaacgggtattaaattaggagagattggatatccgaacccgaacggataatatccgaacccgaatggatatccgaagataaccgaacatatatataattaactttatatttctactttacatctctcattttatataaaacatttatattgatattacatatactttaagttcatatgatatatatatatatatataattatgaaaaaaatgatttgctactcacttaaaatgcatgtcaagttttttacttcaaaaattaacaaaaagttacatcaaaattttaaaaacaataactaaattaatgtttttttagttttaaaatgttatgtccaaatctattaaccattcaatctattaaaaataaaaaataagttaagtgaaatttatatttttaaatacaagaaatttgagaaattaaaattgaatttttttctttcaaaatctaaatatccgaacccgatccgaaataaccgaaaccgaactaaaaatacccgaacccgacccgaagtacagaaatatccgaacgggttctacacttGTATACCAAAATACCTGAAAATCtcaaatacccgatccgaacccgaacgggtatccgaacgcccacccctaaagATGGATATCGTAATTTGATGGCTGGAGTCAGCTTATTATAAGTTTTGGTTCGATCCGTTCAGAAATAATAAATGTCGGTTCTGTTCAGATCGAATCGGTTTGGTTCAACAAAACAAATCAACACCCGAGTCCCTCCCCCCACCCAAACGCCTCCATAAACCTCGTGTGCTTCAGAGGATCtcgtcttcttctctctttctaaTCGAAAATGGGAACGTTGGGACGAGTAATCTACACTGTGGGTAACTGGATCCGCGGGTCTGGGCAAGCTCTAGATCGCGTCGGTTCTCTTCTTCAAGGGAGCCACCGCTTGGAAGAACACCGTAAGCCACATTCAAACCCTAGATCCAAATCCACATCTCGATTCGAGAAATTGGTGGTCTAATTTAGGCTCTCGTTTTCCATTGGTTGTTTTGATGACAGTATCGAGGCATCGGACGTTGATGAGTGTGTTTGATAAATCACCATTGGTGGATAAGGACGTGTTCGTGGCTCCGAGTGCCTCTGTTATTGGTGATGTTCAGATTGGGAAAGGCTCCTCTATTTGGTATGGCTGTGTTCTTCGAGGTAAAGGCCTTTTCTTTCCCACTAAATCCTTTAAAATGTTTTGTCTTTGGTAGCGTTAAGGCAAAGCCAAATGATATTTGGTTGTTGGGAATAGTATGTCCCCCACAAAGACTTAAAAAACAAGATTTGATATAAATTGCAAGCCAAGTATCAAATTTGCAGCATTATACTTTGCAAGATCGTGTGCATTCGTTACAGTTTAGATCTTTGCTGATTTACTTGATTGTCCTTTTCATTTGAAGGTTCTAGGTTTAGTGTATTCCTGATGAGACGTTGTGAAATAGCTGGAACTCATTGTAACTTTTGTGCAGGTGATGTGAATAACATCAGTGTTGGATCTGGGACCAACATCCAAGACAATTCTCTTGTACATGTTGCAAAAACCAACTTAGCTGGGAAGGTTTTGCCTACTACAATTGGGGACAATGTCACAGTAGGTAAACTTCTAAAACTGATTTATCAGCTTTTGAGAATCTGTTTTATGTAATGTGTTCTGTTGCATGATTCTTACTTAAAATCTTTGTGTGTAAAAATTAAACCGAGCAGGTCATAGTGCTGTCATACATGGTTGTACTGTTGAGGATGAGGCTTTTGTTGGCATGGGTGCTACACTACTCGATGGTGTAGTGGTTGAGAAGCATGCCATGGTTGCTGCTGGTTCCCTTGTGAGAGAGAACACACGAATCCCTTCTGGAGAGGTTTCTTTctattctctttttcttttctggtTTACTTTCTACTGCGTTTGTGATAAACATATTGACAAGTTAACAAACAATTCATGTGGCAGGTATGGGGAGGAAACCCAGCAAAGTTCATGAGAAAGTTAACAGATGAAGAGATAGCATATATCTCAAAGTCGGCTGAGAACTACATCAACCTCGCACATATTCACGCAGCAGAGAACTCAAAGTCATTTGAAGAGATCGAGATTGAGAGAGCGCTTAGGAAGAAGTATGCACGCAAGGATGAGGATTACGATTCAATGCTTGGGATTGTCCGTGAAACTCCAGCGGAATTGATTCTCCCCGACAATGTCTTACCGGAGAAAACTACCACCAGGGTTCCAACTACTCATTACTGATTCACCCGCCTCAGGTTGTTTTGCAGACAAAGATTGATTAAGTCAAGAGAGATATTATCTTTTGGTTTTGCCCTTTTTTTCTTCCGAGTAAGCATGGGATTTGTTATATTCTTGCTCAATAAAGCCGAAAAGAACATGTACTGTTGCATTATGTCACATTTGTTGGATGAATAATTGCATAAAGAAAAACGATTTGCATTCATTGTGTTCTTCTCTTttgctgatgatgatgaaaatGAGTTTGGTTTCAAGGATGAATTAGTGTATAGAGATCATGATTTCTGAATCCAAGTTATAAACTATTAGGACTTGgtgttttggtttagttttttgAGTTCTTATTTTGCTATTAAGACTTGGTGTTTTACTATTTAagcaaggttttttttttgcattggtGTTGCTGTTTTGGACTAAAATGTGGTTGATTTGGTGTGTTTGGTTCTAGCATACATATTTTACAAAGATGCTGATGAACTTAAAGTGGGACTATAAGATGGTTTGAATACGTTTTCTATAATGCATACGCATGGCATTTGGCTGAGTCTCAAGACCAAACCAAGCATTGCGTGACTAATAACAGAGACATCACTGGAAGCTGACAAACAATATTTGGTCAGTGGAACGAGCAGGACCTGTGTTGCCTTGTCCCATCCACAGACCACCGCTTATCAATAATCCAGACAGTTCTCAGGGATATACCGATTCGTAACATCTAATAAGATGGCACCAGCATAAATTCTAAACAAAACAAACCT
It encodes:
- the LOC103833083 gene encoding gamma carbonic anhydrase 2, mitochondrial isoform X1, yielding MGTLGRVIYTVGNWIRGSGQALDRVGSLLQGSHRLEEHLSRHRTLMSVFDKSPLVDKDVFVAPSASVIGDVQIGKGSSIWYGCVLRGDVNNISVGSGTNIQDNSLVHVAKTNLAGKVLPTTIGDNVTVGHSAVIHGCTVEDEAFVGMGATLLDGVVVEKHAMVAAGSLVRENTRIPSGEVWGGNPAKFMRKLTDEEIAYISKSAENYINLAHIHAAENSKSFEEIEIERALRKKYARKDEDYDSMLGIVRETPAELILPDNVLPEKTTTRVPTTHY
- the LOC103833083 gene encoding gamma carbonic anhydrase 2, mitochondrial isoform X2, giving the protein MSVFDKSPLVDKDVFVAPSASVIGDVQIGKGSSIWYGCVLRGDVNNISVGSGTNIQDNSLVHVAKTNLAGKVLPTTIGDNVTVGHSAVIHGCTVEDEAFVGMGATLLDGVVVEKHAMVAAGSLVRENTRIPSGEVWGGNPAKFMRKLTDEEIAYISKSAENYINLAHIHAAENSKSFEEIEIERALRKKYARKDEDYDSMLGIVRETPAELILPDNVLPEKTTTRVPTTHY